A single genomic interval of Camelina sativa cultivar DH55 chromosome 11, Cs, whole genome shotgun sequence harbors:
- the LOC104721499 gene encoding pentatricopeptide repeat-containing protein At4g33170, which translates to MRATSKSIPFSFHRSPKVQCHLFLSSLPPPLRLTSASSPFSSSSSQWFGFLRDAISTSDLTLGKCTHARILASEENPERFLVNNLISMYSKCGSLTYARRVFDLMPERDLVSWNSILAAYAQSSEGAAAVENIEEAYLLFRILRQDVVYTSRMTLAPMLKLCLNSGYVWASESFHGYACKIGLDGDEFVAGALVNIYLKFGKVKEGKVLFEEMSYRDVVLWNLMLKAYLEMGFKEEAIDLSSEFLRSGLHPNEITSRLLARISGDDSEAGQVKSFANGNDASAVSEIISKNKRLSGYLHAGQYSALLKCFGDMVECDLECDQVTFILVLATAVRLDSLALGQQVHCMALKLGLEVMLTVANSLINMYCKLRKIGFARRVFHNMSERDLISWNSVIAGFAQSGLEMEAVCLFMQLLRCGLTPDQYTMTSVLKAASSLPESLSLNKQVHVHAIKINNVADSFVSTALIDAYSRNRCMTEAEVLFERSKFDPVAWNAMMAGYTQSHDGLKTLKLFALMHKQGERSDDFTLATVLKTCGSLFAINQGMQVHAYAMKSGYHLDLWVSSGILDMYVKCGDMSAAQLAFNTIPVPDDVAWTTMISGCIENGEEERAYHVYSQMRLMGVLPDEFTIATLAKASSCLTALEQGRQIHANALKLNCTGDPFVGTSLVDMYAKCGSIDDAYSLFKRIQMRNIAAWNAMLVGLAQHGEGKEALQLFKQMKSLGVKPDKVTFIGVLSACSHSGFVSEAYKHIGSMHRDYGIKPEIEHYSCLADALGRAGFVKEAENLIESMSMEASASMYRTLLAACRVKGDTETGKRVATKLLELEPLDSSAYVLLSNMYAAASKWDEMKLARTMMKGQKVKKDPGFSWIEVKNKIHVFVVDDRSNPQTELIYRKVKDVIRDIKQEGYVPETDFTLVDVEEEEKERALYYHSEKLAVAFGLMSTPPSTPIRVIKNLRVCGDCHNAMKYIAKVYDREIVLRDANRFHRFKDGICSCGDYW; encoded by the coding sequence ATGCGAGCAACCTCCAAGAGCATCCCTTTCTCTTTTCACAGATCTCCCAAAGTTCAATGtcacctctttctttcttctctccctcCTCCTCTTCGTCTCACGTCTGCTTCTTCGCCGttctcatcatcttcgtcgCAATGGTTCGGCTTTCTTCGGGATGCGATCTCCACGTCGGACTTGACGCTCGGAAAATGTACCCACGCACGTATCCTAGCCTCCGAGGAAAACCCAGAACGATTCCTAGTTAACAATCTCATCTCCATGTACTCGAAGTGTGGTTCACTCACTTACGCCCGCCGAGTGTTCGACTTAATGCCTGAAAGAGATCTTGTTTCCTGGAACTCGATTTTAGCTGCCTATGCACAGTCTTCCGAAGGTGCTGCTGCTGTCGAGAATATCGAAGAAGCTTATCTTCTCTTCCGGATTTTACGGCAGGACGTTGTGTATACTAGTCGAATGACTCTGGCTCCAATGTTGAAACTGTGTTTGAATTCTGGATATGTGTGGGCTTCAGAGTCATTTCATGGGTATGCTTGCAAGATTGGTTTGGACGGTGATGAATTTGTTGCTGGAGCTCTCGTTAATATCTATTTGAAGTTTGGTAAGGTTAAGGAAGGTAAAGTTTTGTTCGAGGAGATGTCTTATAGAGATGTGGTGTTATGGAACTTGATGTTGAAGGCTTATCTGGAAATGGGTTTTAAGGAAGAAGCTATAGACCTCTCTTCTGAATTTCTTAGAAGTGGCTTACATCCCAATGAAATCACTTCTCGTTTACTCGCTAGAATTTCTGGTGATGATTCTGAAGCAGGACAAGTGAAATCTTTTGCAAATGGTAACGATGCTTCTGCTGTTTCAGAGATTATATCAAAGAACAAAAGGTTGAGTGGATATCTCCATGCAGGCCAGTACTCAGCTCTTCTCAAATGTTTTGGGGATATGGTTGAGTGTGACTTGGAATGTGATCAAGTCACATTTATTTTAGTGTTAGCTACAGCTGTTAGATTAGATAGTTTAGCATTAGGGCAGCAAGTTCATTGTATGGCATTGAAGTTAGGACTTGAGGTGATGCTCACCGTTGCAAATAGTCTAATAAACATGTACTGTAAACTGAGAAAAATTGGTTTCGCTAGGAGAGTATTTCATAATATGAGTGAAAGAGATTTGATTTCGTGGAATTCAGTTATCGCCGGATTTGCTCAAAGTGGCCTAGAAATGGAAGCAGTGTGTCTGTTTATGCAGCTTTTACGTTGCGGCCTTACACCGGACCAGTATACTATGACGAGTGTTCTAAAGgctgcttcttctcttcctgaAAGCTTGTCGTTGAACAAACAAGTTCATGTTCATGCAATTAAAATCAACAATGTTGCTGACAGTTTTGTCTCTACTGCTCTGATTGATGCCTACTCTCGGAACAGATGTATGACAGAGGCAGAGGTTTTGTTTGAGAGGAGTAAGTTTGATCCCGTCGCTTGGAATGCCATGATGGCTGGTTATACACAAAGTCATGACGGTCTTAAGACTCTGAAGCTCTTTGCTTTGATGCATAAACAGGGAGAGAGATCTGATGATTTCACGCTCGCAACAGTGCTTAAGACATGTGGCTCCTTGTTCGCAATAAATCAAGGAATGCAAGTCCATGCCTATGCAATGAAATCTGGATATCACTTAGATCTATGGGTCAGCAGTGGGATTTTGGATATGTATGTAAAATGTGGTGATATGAGTGCAGCACAGCTTGCTTTCAATACTATTCCTGTGCCTGACGATGTTGCTTGGACGACTATGATATCAGGATGcatagaaaatggagaagaagaacgagCTTATCATGTTTATAGCCAGATGAGGCTCATGGGTGTGTTGCCTGACGAATTTACAATAGCCACACTTGCGAAAGCAAGCTCCTGTTTGACGGCATTAGAACAGGGGCGCCAAATTCATGCAAATGCCCTCAAGTTGAATTGCACGGGTGACCCGTTCGTTGGAACTTCGCTTGTGGACATGTATGCTAAGTGCGGAAGCATAGACGATGCATATTCTTTGTTTAAAAGAATACAGATGAGGAACATTGCTGCCTGGAATGCCATGTTAGTGGGATTAGCTCAACACGGGGAAGGGAAAGAAGCTCTCCAGCTTTTTAAACAGATGAAATCTCTGGGTGTAAAACCTGATAAGGTCACGTTTATCGGCGTTCTGTCTGCTTGCAGTCACTCAGGCTTCGTATCAGAGGCATACAAGCATATTGGATCAATGCATCGTGACTATGGCATTAAACCTGAAATAGAACACTACTCTTGTTTGGCTGATGCACTTGGCCGTGCTGGATTTGTCAAAGAGGCTGAAAATTTGATCGAGTCAATGTCCATGGAAGCTTCAGCATCAATGTACAGAACTCTGCTTGCAGCTTGCCGAGTTAAAGGGGACACAGAGACAGGGAAGAGAGTGGCAACTAAGCTTTTGGAGCTAGAGCCTTTGGACTCATCAGCTTATGTGCTTTTATCCAACATGTATGCTGCTGCTTCCAAATGGGATGAGATGAAACTTGCCAGGACGATGATGAAAGGGCAGAAAGTGAAGAAAGACCCGGGTTTCAGTTGGATAGAGGTGAAAAACAAGATCCATGTATTTGTTGTGGATGATAGGTCAAACCCGCAAACCGAGTTGATATACAGGAAAGTAAAAGATGTGATAAGAGACATCAAACAAGAAGGGTATGTTCCTGAGACAGATTTCACACTTGTAGAtgtggaagaagaggagaaagagcGTGCCCTGTACTACCACAGCGAAAAGCTGGCGGTTGCTTTTGGACTTATGAGCACTCCTCCATCCACACCGATCCGTGTGATTAAGAATCTTCGTGTCTGTGGAGATTGTCACAACGCGATGAAATATATAGCAAAGGTGTATGATAGAGAGATTGTACTTAGAGATGCAAACCGGTTTCACCGGTTCAAGGATGGTATTTGCTCATGTGGTGATTATTGGTAG
- the LOC104721497 gene encoding protein ABHD8-like: MSLSSYLSPTRFLEGYLRRCLTAAGLTSQTLSIDSETTIHFWGPPHGSDDDDDRPVMLLLHGFGPSSMWQWRRQIQAFSPSVFRLYSPDLVFFGDSTTSSTNRTEVFQAECMGKLMEKIGIGKYSVVGTSYGGFVAYHMAKMWPEKVEKVVIASSGVNMRKCDSESLLKRSNCEVIEKVMLPSTAAELRTLMALASSSRILSMFPNAFWNDVISNLYTKNRAEKIELLKGVTFGRNENLNIDPLSQEVLIVWGDKDQIFPVKMAYELKEVLGDKTKLEIIDNTSHVPQIECAQEFNNIVLRFLKGS; encoded by the exons ATGTCGCTGTCGTCTTACCTCAGCCCGACGCGCTTTCTAGAAGGCTACCTCCGCCGTTGCCTCACGGCGGCAGGATTGACGTCGCAGACGCTTTCCATAGACTCTGAAACAACCATCCACTTTTGGGGACCACCACACGGgagcgatgatgatgacgacagACCTGTTATGCTTCTCCTCCACGGCTTCGGTCCATCCTCTATGTGGCAGTGGCGGCGACAGATTCAAGCCTTCTCTCCCTCTGTTTTCAGGCTCTATTCTCCCGATCTTGTCTTCTTCGGCGACTCTACCACTTCCTCCACCAACCGCACCGAAGTCTTCCAG GCGGAATGTATGGGAAAGCTAATGGAGAAAATAGGAATAGGCAAGTATAGTGTGGTTGGAACAAGCTACGGCGGTTTTGTGGCGTACCATATGGCAAAGATGTGGCCGGAAAAAGTGGAGAAAGTAGTGATTGCAAGCTCTGGTGTCAACATGAGAAAGTGTGACAGTGAAAGTTTACTGAAACGGTCAAACTGTGAGGTCATCGAGAAAGTTATGTTACCATCCACTGCAGCTGAGCTTCGCACACTTATGGCTTTGGCATCTTCGTCGCGGATACTTAGTATGTTTCCCAATGCTTTCTGGAACGACGTTATTAGT AATTTATATACAAAGAATAGAGCAGAGAAGATTGAATTATTGAAGGGGGTGACTTTTGGCCGGAACGAGAATTTAAACATCGATCCTCTTTCTCAG GAGGTCCTAATAGTATGGGGAGACAAAGATCAGATATTTCCTGTGAAGATGGCTTatgaattaaaaga GGTTCTTGGAGACAAAACGAAACTAGAAATTATCGACAACACCTCGCACGTTCCTCAGATCGAATGTGCACAAGAGTTTAACAATAtcgttttgagatttttgaagGGTTCTTAA
- the LOC104721498 gene encoding F-box only protein 13-like, translated as MGFSTGKRKSRDQKEEEEEEERISLSLASEFPMDDLNDDVLERVLSWLPTSCFFRMSSVCKRWRSTQTSKSFKLACSLISSRDPWFFMIDDHGSTSSSSSFVFDSTENTWKNLSRREILLHPRREFIPVASSGGLLCFRCSFSGDFLLRNPLTGSSRDLPSLISQDDNNNSLQAVAMTTTTVTTSTYKLVTISGEIPNLSFKIYDSNSDSWSKDQDLELLAKNNESSPHEDESDTDIGNGTVYFLSKTGNVVVASNNLQRSPSKQYSSVITVTDEAETVYFLSSYGTIVACDLTKRCFTELPKLLPPFLEYSIDLVECNGTMYVILLSEFFESASLRIWRLDCNREWVQVGMLPPALSHELYGKKGDVNCVGGVGNKILVCFNASLREVYCRYFVYDLVEEEWSELPRCFKDGEAVDFVSALSFQPRIEATV; from the coding sequence ATGGGATTCTCAACTGGGAAAAGAAAATCACgagaccaaaaagaagaagaagaagaagaagagagaataagCTTATCATTAGCTTCTGAATTCCCCATGGATGACCTCAACGACGATGTTCTTGAGAGAGTCCTCTCATGGCTACCAACTTCTTGCTTCTTCCGTATGAGCTCTGTTTGCAAGAGATGGAGATCTACCCAAACCTCTAAAAGCTTCAAGCTTGCTtgctctcttatctcttctcgaGATCCTTGGTTCTTCATGATCGACGATCACggttccacttcttcttcttcctccttcgtTTTCGATTCCACTGAGAACACCTGGAAAAATCTCAGCCGCCGTGAAATTCTCCTCCACCCCCGCCGCGAGTTCATCCCCGTCGCTTCCTCTGGTGGTTTGCTCTGTTTCCGCTGCTCCTTCTCCGGCGACTTCCTCCTCCGTAATCCCCTCACTGGATCTTCCCGTGACCTTCCTTCTCTAATCTCTCAAGAtgacaacaacaactctctccaaGCTGTAGCCATGACCACCACTACTGTCACTACTTCGACCTACAAGCTCGTTACAATCTCCGGTGAAATCCCAAATCTCAGTTTCAAGATCTATGATTCAAACTCAGATTCATGGAGCAAAGACCAAGACTTGGAGTTATTAGCCAAGAACAATGAGTCATCACCACATGAGGATGAGTCTGATACTGACATTGGCAATGGCACAGTCTATTTCCTTAGCAAAACAGGAAACGTTGTTGTGGCTAGTAACAATCTCCAGAGAAGTCCATCGAAGCAATACTCTTCCGTTATTACCGTTACAGACGAAGCCGAAACAGTCTATTTTCTCAGCTCTTACGGTACAATTGTAGCTTGTGATCTCACGAAACGATGCTTCACAGAGCTGCCGAAGCTTCTGCCTCCTTTCCTAGAGTATTCCATCGACTTGGTGGAATGTAATGGAACAATGTATGTGATTCTCCTCTCTGAGTTCTTCGAAAGCGCGAGTTTAAGGATCTGGAGACTTGACTGTAACCGGGAATGGGTTCAAGTCGGGATGTTGCCTCCTGCTTTGTCTCATGAGTTATACGGTAAAAAAGGTGACGTAAACTGCGTCGGTGGAGTTGGAAACAAGATACTTGTGTGCTTCAATGCGAGTCTTCGAGAGGTGTACTGTAGATACTTTGTGTATGATTTAGTTGAAGAAGAGTGGAGTGAGTTGCCACGATGCTTCAAGGATGGAGAAGCTGTGGATTTCGTTTCCGCTCTTTCCTTCCAACCTAGGATTGAGGCTACAGTTTGA